The proteins below come from a single Dehalococcoidia bacterium genomic window:
- a CDS encoding cupredoxin domain-containing protein: MQKGALRSIRVLGLLLGLVLLAACTGRGGGGGGGGGIVIVAKRGAFEFVPANVTAPLNVATTITLQNPDSQIHDWTIDSIPVGGTPQRIHLVADPGRTVRQTFTFTQAGTYRVYCSQPGHTEAGMVGQLTVQ; this comes from the coding sequence ATGCAGAAAGGCGCTCTTCGAAGCATTCGAGTCCTCGGGCTGCTGCTCGGGCTCGTCCTGCTGGCAGCCTGCACGGGGCGCGGCGGGGGCGGCGGCGGGGGCGGCGGCATAGTTATCGTCGCCAAGCGGGGCGCATTCGAGTTTGTGCCGGCGAATGTGACCGCTCCGCTCAATGTTGCAACGACGATCACCCTCCAAAACCCGGATAGCCAGATCCACGACTGGACGATCGACAGCATCCCGGTGGGGGGGACGCCGCAGCGGATCCACTTGGTGGCCGACCCAGGCCGGACGGTGCGTCAGACCTTTACGTTCACCCAAGCCGGGACCTATCGTGTCTACTGCAGCCAGCCCGGCCATACCGAAGCGGGGATGGTCGGCCAGTTGACGGTCCAATAG
- a CDS encoding cobalamin B12-binding domain-containing protein has protein sequence MSPATTKRLRVLVAKPGLDGHDRGAKIVARALRDAGMEVIYTGIRQTPEQIVEAAVQEDVNAIALSILSGAHRELFPRIFELLHQHGMDDVLVIAGGIIPDEDIPEMKALGVRAVFGPGTPTSVIVDFIRENA, from the coding sequence ATGTCCCCAGCGACAACGAAGCGTCTGCGTGTCCTTGTCGCCAAGCCAGGCCTTGATGGGCACGACCGCGGAGCGAAGATCGTGGCACGAGCGCTCCGCGATGCCGGCATGGAGGTGATCTACACCGGTATTCGCCAGACCCCGGAGCAGATCGTCGAAGCGGCGGTCCAAGAAGATGTCAACGCGATCGCGCTCAGCATTCTTTCCGGCGCGCACCGCGAATTGTTTCCCCGTATCTTCGAACTGCTCCACCAGCATGGCATGGACGATGTGCTGGTGATCGCCGGCGGCATCATCCCGGACGAGGATATCCCAGAGATGAAAGCCCTCGGGGTGCGCGCAGTCTTCGGTCCTGGTACGCCGACGAGCGTTATCGTTGATTTCATTCGGGAGAATGCCTAG
- the mce gene encoding methylmalonyl-CoA epimerase → MIQKIHHIAIAVRKIEERMPFYTDQLGLRVREVKEVASEGVRIAFIPCGETLIELVEPLSADHTVARFIEKRGEGLHHICFQTPDIQAEIAGLKGHGCTFVNDEPKLGADGLIAFLHPKSSGGVLVELVQQVESET, encoded by the coding sequence ATGATTCAGAAGATCCATCACATCGCGATCGCCGTGCGCAAGATTGAAGAGCGCATGCCCTTTTACACAGACCAGCTCGGCCTTCGGGTGCGCGAGGTGAAGGAGGTTGCTTCCGAGGGGGTGCGCATTGCTTTTATTCCGTGCGGGGAAACCCTGATCGAACTTGTCGAGCCGCTCTCTGCGGACCATACGGTTGCGCGCTTCATCGAAAAGCGCGGCGAGGGATTGCATCACATTTGCTTCCAGACGCCTGATATCCAGGCGGAGATTGCGGGACTGAAGGGCCACGGCTGTACTTTTGTTAATGACGAGCCGAAGCTCGGCGCGGATGGGCTGATCGCGTTTCTGCATCCGAAATCGTCGGGCGGGGTGCTTGTTGAGCTTGTCCAGCAAGTGGAGAGCGAGACGTAG
- a CDS encoding class I SAM-dependent methyltransferase, which yields MNERRPSRRTDPRAPVLSGSLRELLARYRFVERFAAGRAVLVIGAADGSGAARLADVAQKVVALDPVPALIQRAVRRYRRPNLRFAVGGPDVAGLTPASFDVITAFHRLDRVTRWPAFLDGVRAVMRPGGQFVIAVENANWEALGRAPAMLPSGAPAFPLAEFHDLLADRFKIRGLYGQSSAAKALLIHTAAYVCPHGAGAAVDLADRAAAVAGPATAASRYFVAVCERR from the coding sequence ATGAATGAACGCCGTCCGTCCCGACGGACCGACCCGCGCGCCCCGGTCCTGAGCGGTTCTTTGCGCGAGCTGCTGGCGCGCTATCGCTTTGTCGAGCGGTTCGCAGCCGGTCGCGCGGTGTTAGTGATTGGCGCGGCCGATGGGAGCGGGGCGGCGCGGCTTGCGGACGTGGCGCAGAAGGTGGTCGCACTCGACCCGGTGCCCGCGCTTATCCAGCGGGCGGTCCGCCGCTACCGCCGCCCGAACCTGCGCTTTGCTGTCGGGGGGCCGGACGTCGCAGGCCTGACCCCCGCCTCGTTCGACGTGATAACGGCCTTCCATCGGCTCGATCGCGTCACGCGCTGGCCGGCATTCCTCGATGGGGTCCGGGCAGTGATGCGACCGGGCGGGCAGTTTGTCATCGCGGTCGAAAATGCCAACTGGGAAGCGCTAGGACGGGCGCCCGCCATGCTTCCTTCCGGCGCGCCTGCGTTCCCTCTCGCCGAGTTTCACGACCTTCTTGCCGACCGATTCAAGATCCGCGGGCTGTACGGGCAATCCTCGGCAGCCAAGGCGCTCCTCATCCACACGGCGGCGTATGTCTGCCCTCACGGCGCAGGAGCAGCGGTCGACCTCGCGGATCGCGCCGCTGCAGTCGCCGGCCCAGCGACCGCGGCGAGCCGCTATTTTGTCGCTGTCTGTGAGCGGCGCTGA
- a CDS encoding methylmalonyl-CoA mutase family protein codes for MAGVERWEREVYEPARRKFPERQREFLTTSGIPIKALYTPEDRHGHDYEQEIGYPGEYPFTRGVQPTMYRARFWTMRQYAGFGTAEESNARYRYLLANGQTGLSVAFDLPTQIGYDSDHPMAISEVGKVGVAISSLEDMEILFRGIPLDQVSTSMTINATASTLLALYIAVAKRQGVPLKKLSGTTQNDILKEYVARGTYIYPPGPSMRLITDMFRYCAEELPLWNTISISGYHMREAGCTAAQEIGFTLAHAIAYVQAALEAGLDIDSFAPRLSFFFVAQSNFFEEVAKFRAARRLWASIMRHRFKAKDPRSWMLRFHTQTAGVSLTAQQPDNNVVRTTIQALAAVLGGTQSLHTNAKDEALALPTEASAQLALRTQQIIAYETGVGDTVDPLGGSYYVETLTDQLEAKAREYIEKIDSLGGAVRAIELGYEQREIQEAAFRLQQEIERGERIVVGVNRFQVPEEIPVPILRVDHRARDEQIARLKRLRATRDQAAVDRALEELRRAAAGTENVMPRILAAVESYATVGEIADTLRSVFGVHKESVVI; via the coding sequence ATGGCGGGTGTTGAACGGTGGGAACGCGAGGTCTACGAACCGGCGCGCCGCAAGTTCCCCGAACGGCAACGCGAGTTCTTGACGACGTCGGGCATTCCGATCAAGGCGCTCTATACGCCCGAAGACCGGCACGGCCATGACTACGAGCAGGAAATCGGCTATCCGGGCGAGTATCCCTTCACCAGAGGGGTGCAGCCGACGATGTATCGCGCTCGCTTCTGGACGATGCGGCAGTATGCCGGGTTCGGCACCGCAGAGGAGAGCAACGCGCGGTACCGCTACCTGCTGGCGAATGGGCAAACCGGGCTTTCGGTGGCGTTCGACCTCCCGACGCAGATCGGCTACGACTCCGATCATCCGATGGCGATTTCCGAGGTGGGCAAGGTCGGGGTCGCCATCAGTTCGCTCGAGGATATGGAGATCCTGTTTCGCGGCATCCCGCTCGATCAGGTCTCGACCTCGATGACGATTAATGCCACCGCCTCTACGCTGCTCGCGCTCTATATTGCGGTTGCGAAACGGCAAGGCGTTCCTCTCAAGAAGCTCTCCGGCACGACCCAGAACGACATTTTGAAGGAATATGTCGCCCGGGGGACCTACATCTACCCGCCCGGACCGTCGATGCGACTGATTACCGACATGTTCCGCTACTGCGCCGAGGAGCTCCCGCTCTGGAACACGATTTCGATTTCGGGCTATCACATGCGCGAAGCGGGCTGCACCGCGGCGCAGGAGATCGGCTTCACGCTTGCTCATGCCATCGCTTATGTGCAGGCTGCGCTCGAGGCGGGGCTCGATATCGACAGCTTCGCTCCCCGGCTCTCGTTCTTTTTCGTCGCTCAGTCGAACTTCTTCGAAGAAGTCGCGAAGTTCCGGGCGGCGCGGCGGCTGTGGGCCTCGATCATGCGGCATCGCTTCAAGGCGAAGGATCCTCGCTCCTGGATGCTCCGGTTCCACACCCAGACGGCCGGGGTCTCGCTGACGGCACAGCAGCCGGACAACAACGTAGTCCGCACTACCATTCAAGCGCTCGCGGCAGTGCTTGGAGGGACGCAGTCGCTCCACACCAATGCAAAAGACGAGGCGCTGGCGCTGCCGACCGAGGCGTCGGCGCAGCTGGCGCTGCGGACGCAGCAGATCATCGCTTATGAGACGGGGGTCGGCGATACGGTGGACCCGCTCGGCGGCTCGTACTATGTCGAGACACTGACCGATCAGCTCGAAGCGAAGGCGCGAGAATATATCGAGAAGATCGACTCGCTCGGCGGCGCGGTGCGCGCGATCGAACTCGGCTACGAGCAGCGGGAGATCCAGGAAGCGGCGTTCCGCCTGCAGCAGGAGATCGAGCGAGGGGAACGGATTGTGGTGGGAGTAAACCGCTTCCAAGTGCCGGAAGAGATCCCGGTGCCGATCCTCCGGGTCGACCATCGGGCGCGCGACGAGCAGATTGCCCGTCTGAAGCGGCTGCGCGCTACCCGCGACCAAGCGGCGGTGGACCGCGCGCTCGAGGAGCTGCGCCGCGCTGCTGCCGGCACGGAGAATGTGATGCCGCGCATTCTCGCCGCTGTCGAAAGCTACGCGACAGTCGGGGAGATCGCTGATACTCTCCGTTCCGTCTTCGGCGTCCACAAGGAGAGTGTGGTCATTTGA
- a CDS encoding polysaccharide deacetylase family protein → MEPHYRYRPVSSRPPFRWPGGNHLAVVLTVTLESWDLVKPAGAAGYAGGPSILPDPLPADIPDWPNYTWREYGMRVGFWRVLEVLEQYGVRGSAALGLQVPERYPAMFEAALEAGWELNAHGYDQGTPLTAFARDPDAERRYLEEVVARYLAAVGTRPLGWLSPSARFTAHTVRFLAELGFLYHGDYLNDDEPYLIEVSGRRLVAIPYSFEVNDYTAFFRRNFTTAEWSSLLRETFDFLLDEARRTGSGKLMNVGLHPHVIGAPFRIRSLAQFLAYAREQPGVFFPTREEIARITLDQAERIGIS, encoded by the coding sequence ATGGAGCCGCACTATCGCTATCGGCCAGTCAGCAGCCGGCCGCCATTTCGCTGGCCCGGCGGAAATCACCTCGCGGTCGTACTCACCGTCACCCTTGAGTCGTGGGACCTCGTCAAACCAGCCGGCGCGGCGGGATATGCCGGCGGCCCGAGCATCCTGCCTGACCCGCTGCCCGCCGATATCCCCGATTGGCCGAACTACACTTGGCGCGAGTATGGAATGCGCGTCGGCTTTTGGCGAGTCTTGGAGGTCCTTGAGCAGTACGGTGTTCGCGGTTCAGCCGCGCTTGGGCTCCAAGTGCCGGAACGGTATCCCGCCATGTTCGAAGCGGCGCTCGAGGCCGGCTGGGAGCTCAACGCTCACGGCTACGACCAAGGCACGCCGCTGACGGCGTTCGCGCGCGACCCCGATGCAGAGCGGCGCTACCTTGAGGAAGTGGTCGCTCGCTATCTCGCTGCGGTCGGGACACGGCCGCTCGGCTGGCTCTCTCCGTCGGCGCGCTTCACTGCCCACACCGTTCGTTTCCTCGCTGAACTGGGGTTTCTCTACCATGGCGACTATCTGAACGATGACGAGCCGTATCTGATCGAAGTGAGCGGGCGGCGGCTGGTGGCGATCCCCTACTCCTTCGAGGTGAACGACTACACAGCGTTTTTCCGGCGGAACTTCACAACGGCAGAGTGGAGCAGCCTCCTGCGCGAGACGTTTGACTTCCTCCTCGACGAAGCGCGCCGCACCGGCTCAGGCAAGCTGATGAATGTCGGGCTGCATCCGCATGTGATCGGCGCGCCGTTCCGAATCCGAAGTCTCGCTCAGTTCCTCGCCTATGCCCGCGAACAGCCGGGGGTCTTCTTCCCGACGCGCGAAGAGATCGCGAGGATCACGCTTGACCAGGCGGAGCGCATCGGGATCTCGTAA